In Helicobacter pylori, a single genomic region encodes these proteins:
- a CDS encoding cystathionine gamma-synthase translates to MRMQTKLIHGGISEDATTGAVSVPIYQTSTYRQDAIGRHKGYEYSRSGNPTRFALEELIADLEGGVKGFAFASGLAGIHAVFSLLQSGDHVLLGDDVYGGTFRLFNKVLVKNGLSCTIIDTSDLSQIKKAIKPNTKALYLETPSNPLLKITDLAQCASVAKDHGLLTIVDNTFATPYCQNPLLLGADIVVHSGTKYLGGHSDVVAGLVTTNNEALAQEIAFFQNAIGGVLGPQDSWLLQRGIKTLGLRMEAHQKNALCVAEFLEKHPKVERVYYPGLPTHPNHELAKAQMRGFSGMLSFTLKNDSEAAAFVESLKLFILGESLGGVESLVGIPAFMTHACIPKTQREVAGIRDGLVRLSVGIEHEQDLLEDLEQAFAKIS, encoded by the coding sequence ATGCGCATGCAAACCAAATTAATCCATGGGGGCATTAGCGAGGACGCCACAACGGGGGCAGTGAGCGTGCCTATTTATCAAACTTCCACCTACCGCCAAGACGCCATAGGCCGCCACAAGGGCTATGAATACTCTCGCTCAGGCAACCCCACGCGCTTTGCTTTAGAAGAACTCATCGCCGATTTAGAAGGGGGGGTTAAAGGTTTTGCTTTTGCTTCTGGACTAGCTGGAATCCATGCCGTTTTTTCCCTCTTGCAATCAGGCGATCATGTGTTATTGGGCGATGATGTTTATGGGGGGACTTTCCGCTTGTTTAATAAAGTGCTTGTCAAAAACGGGCTTTCTTGCACCATTATCGACACTAGCGATCTATCCCAAATCAAAAAGGCTATCAAGCCCAACACCAAAGCCCTTTATTTAGAAACCCCTAGTAACCCCTTGCTTAAAATCACGGATTTAGCGCAATGCGCTAGTGTCGCTAAAGATCATGGTTTGCTCACTATCGTGGATAACACCTTTGCCACCCCCTATTGCCAAAACCCGCTTCTTTTGGGAGCGGACATTGTGGTGCATAGCGGCACAAAATACTTAGGTGGGCATAGCGATGTAGTCGCCGGGCTTGTAACCACCAATAATGAAGCGCTAGCCCAAGAGATCGCTTTTTTCCAAAACGCTATCGGTGGGGTTTTAGGCCCTCAAGACAGCTGGCTGTTGCAAAGAGGGATTAAAACGCTGGGATTGCGCATGGAGGCCCATCAAAAAAACGCCCTTTGCGTGGCTGAGTTTTTAGAAAAACACCCTAAAGTAGAAAGGGTTTATTACCCAGGCCTTCCCACCCACCCTAACCACGAGCTAGCCAAAGCCCAAATGCGTGGCTTTAGCGGGATGCTCTCTTTCACTCTCAAAAATGACAGCGAGGCGGCTGCTTTTGTAGAAAGCCTTAAATTATTCATTTTGGGCGAGAGTTTGGGCGGGGTGGAAAGTTTGGTGGGGATTCCGGCATTTATGACCCATGCGTGTATCCCTAAAACGCAACGAGAAGTTGCCGGAATCAGAGATGGCTTGGTGCGTTTGTCTGTGGGGATTGAGCATGAACAGGATCTGTTAGAAGATTTAGAGCAAGCGTTCGCTAAAATAAGCTAA
- a CDS encoding S-ribosylhomocysteine lyase, whose amino-acid sequence MNVESFNLDHTKVKAPYVRVADRKKGVNGDVIVKYDVRFKQPNKDHMDMPSLHSLEHLVAEIIRNHASYVVDWSPMGCQTGFYLTVLNHDNYTEILEVLEKTMQDVLKATEVPASNEKQCGWAANHTLEGAQNLAHAFLDKRAEWSEVGV is encoded by the coding sequence ATGAATGTAGAGAGTTTTAATTTGGATCACACCAAAGTCAAAGCCCCTTATGTGCGTGTCGCTGATCGCAAAAAGGGCGTTAATGGGGATGTGATTGTCAAATACGATGTGCGTTTCAAGCAGCCCAATAAGGATCACATGGACATGCCTAGCTTACACTCTTTAGAGCATTTAGTCGCTGAAATTATCCGCAACCATGCTAGTTATGTCGTGGATTGGTCGCCTATGGGTTGCCAAACAGGGTTTTATCTCACGGTGTTAAACCATGACAATTACACAGAGATTTTAGAGGTTTTAGAAAAGACGATGCAAGATGTGCTAAAGGCTACAGAAGTGCCTGCCAGCAATGAAAAGCAATGCGGTTGGGCGGCTAACCACACTTTAGAGGGCGCGCAGAATTTAGCACACGCTTTTTTAGACAAACGCGCTGAATGGTCTGAAGTGGGGGTTTGA
- a CDS encoding glycosyltransferase yields the protein MLKVSVITACFNSEKTIEDTILSVLHQTYKNIEYIIIDGASADSTLGIIQKYKDQVACVVSEKDKGIYDAMNKGIRRSSGDIIALLNSDDFYADEFVIEKVVHEFEKKHCDSVYADLVFVKPDCLEKVVRYYESGEFNPKTLLYGVVPAHPTLFVKKAIHERYGLYKTDYKISADFEMIIRLFVVQKISFSYLKEVLVVMRTGGVSANGFKSLLLRNKENIRACKENGIQANVFSMLLKYPRKVMGLFKRGKGESKTKRLKKD from the coding sequence TTGTTAAAAGTTTCTGTGATCACGGCGTGTTTTAATAGCGAAAAAACCATTGAAGACACCATTCTTTCCGTGCTTCATCAAACTTATAAAAACATTGAATACATCATTATAGACGGGGCTAGCGCGGATAGCACTTTAGGAATCATTCAAAAATACAAGGATCAAGTCGCTTGCGTGGTGAGCGAAAAGGATAAGGGCATTTATGACGCCATGAATAAGGGCATAAGGCGCTCTAGTGGGGATATTATCGCTTTATTGAATAGCGATGATTTTTATGCTGATGAGTTTGTGATAGAAAAAGTGGTGCATGAGTTTGAAAAAAAGCATTGCGATAGCGTGTATGCGGATCTGGTTTTTGTCAAACCGGATTGTTTAGAAAAAGTGGTCCGTTATTATGAAAGCGGGGAGTTTAACCCTAAAACCTTGCTTTATGGCGTGGTGCCAGCCCACCCCACGCTTTTTGTCAAAAAAGCCATTCATGAACGCTATGGGCTATACAAAACCGATTATAAGATTTCAGCGGATTTTGAGATGATTATCCGCTTGTTTGTGGTGCAAAAAATAAGCTTTTCTTATTTGAAAGAAGTGTTAGTGGTGATGCGCACCGGGGGGGTTAGCGCGAATGGGTTTAAAAGCCTTTTATTAAGGAATAAAGAAAACATAAGAGCATGTAAAGAAAACGGCATTCAAGCGAATGTTTTTTCCATGCTTTTAAAATACCCAAGGAAAGTGATGGGCTTGTTCAAAAGGGGGAAAGGGGAGTCTAAAACGAAACGATTAAAGAAAGATTAG
- a CDS encoding outer membrane beta-barrel protein, with the protein MKTLFSVYLFLSLNPLFLEAKEITWSQFLENFKNKNEDDKPKLLTLDKNNEKQKILDKNQQILKRALEKSLKFFFIFGYNYSQAAYSTTNQNLTLMANSIGFNTATGLEHFLRNHPKVGFRIFSVYNYSHSVSLSQPQILMVQNYGGALDFSWIFVDKKTYRFRSYLGIALEQGVLLVDTIKTGAITTIIPRTKKTFFQAPFRFGFIVDFIGYLSLQFGIEMPLVRNVFYTYNNHQERFKPRFNANLSLIVSF; encoded by the coding sequence TTGAAAACTCTATTTAGTGTTTATCTCTTTTTATCGTTGAATCCACTCTTTTTAGAAGCTAAAGAAATCACTTGGTCTCAATTCTTAGAAAATTTTAAAAACAAGAATGAAGACGACAAACCTAAACTCCTAACCCTTGATAAAAACAATGAAAAACAGAAAATCCTAGACAAAAACCAGCAAATCTTAAAAAGGGCTTTAGAAAAAAGCCTTAAGTTTTTCTTTATTTTTGGATACAACTATTCGCAAGCCGCTTATTCAACCACTAATCAAAACTTGACTCTTATGGCTAATAGCATAGGGTTTAATACCGCTACGGGCTTGGAGCATTTTTTAAGAAACCACCCTAAAGTCGGTTTTAGAATCTTTAGCGTCTATAACTATTCCCATTCCGTTTCGCTCTCCCAGCCTCAAATCCTAATGGTGCAAAATTACGGGGGCGCGTTAGATTTTTCTTGGATTTTTGTGGATAAAAAAACCTATCGTTTTAGGAGTTATTTAGGAATCGCTTTAGAGCAAGGGGTGTTATTGGTGGATACGATTAAAACCGGTGCGATCACGACCATCATTCCCAGAACCAAAAAAACCTTTTTTCAAGCCCCCTTCCGCTTTGGTTTTATCGTGGATTTTATCGGCTATTTGTCTTTGCAGTTTGGGATTGAAATGCCCTTAGTGAGGAATGTTTTTTACACCTACAATAACCATCAAGAAAGATTCAAACCACGATTTAACGCTAATCTTTCTTTAATCGTTTCGTTTTAG
- a CDS encoding HAMP domain-containing protein: MQKDVLAQLMEHLETGQYKKREKTLAYMTKLLEQGIHEYYKNFDNATARKMALNYFKRINNDKGMIYMVVVDKNGVVLFDPVNPKTVGQSGLDAQSVDGVYYVRGYLEAAKKGGGYTYYKMPKYDGGVPEKKFAYSHYDEISQMVIAATSYYTDINTENQAIKEGVNKVFNENTTKLFLWILTATIALVVLTLIYAKLRIVKRIDELVLKINAFSHGDKDLRARIEVGDRNDEISQVGRGINLFVENARLIMEEIKGISTLNKTSMDKLVQIAQETQKSMKNSSITLNSVKNKATGIASMMNASIEQSQGLRKRLIETQGLVKESKDAIGDLFSQIIESAHTEEELSSQVEQLSRNADGVKSILDIINDIADQTNLLALNAAIEAARAGEHGRGFAVVADEVRNLAGRTQKSLAEINSTIMVIVQEINAVSSQMNLNSQKMERLSDMSKSVQETYEKMSSNLSSVVSDSNQSMDDYAKSGRQIEAMVSDFVGVEKVASKTLADSSDILNIATHVNGTTMNLDKQVNLFKT, from the coding sequence ATGCAAAAAGATGTGTTAGCGCAACTCATGGAGCATTTAGAAACCGGGCAATACAAAAAGCGTGAAAAAACGCTCGCTTACATGACTAAGCTTCTTGAACAGGGCATTCATGAGTATTATAAAAATTTTGACAATGCCACTGCAAGAAAAATGGCGTTGAATTATTTCAAACGCATCAACAACGATAAGGGCATGATTTATATGGTGGTGGTGGATAAAAATGGGGTGGTATTGTTTGATCCGGTCAATCCTAAAACCGTAGGCCAATCAGGGCTTGACGCTCAGAGCGTTGATGGGGTGTATTATGTTAGGGGGTATTTGGAGGCGGCTAAAAAAGGGGGAGGCTACACTTATTATAAAATGCCTAAATACGATGGAGGCGTGCCGGAGAAAAAATTCGCCTACTCGCATTATGATGAGATTTCTCAAATGGTGATCGCAGCGACTTCTTATTACACTGACATTAACACCGAAAATCAAGCGATCAAAGAAGGCGTAAATAAGGTTTTTAATGAAAACACCACGAAATTATTCCTTTGGATACTGACAGCGACGATAGCGTTAGTGGTTTTGACGCTCATATACGCTAAATTAAGGATCGTGAAACGCATTGATGAACTGGTCCTTAAAATCAACGCTTTTAGCCATGGGGATAAGGATTTGAGAGCCAGAATTGAAGTGGGTGATCGCAACGATGAAATCTCGCAAGTGGGCCGTGGGATCAATTTGTTTGTGGAAAACGCCCGCTTGATTATGGAAGAGATTAAAGGGATTTCCACCCTCAATAAAACTTCAATGGATAAATTAGTCCAAATCGCGCAAGAAACCCAAAAGAGCATGAAAAATTCATCAATCACCCTAAATTCCGTGAAAAATAAAGCCACTGGTATAGCGAGCATGATGAATGCTTCCATAGAGCAGTCTCAAGGGTTAAGGAAGCGTTTGATTGAAACGCAAGGGCTTGTCAAAGAGAGCAAGGATGCGATCGGGGATTTATTTTCTCAAATCATAGAGAGCGCGCACACTGAAGAGGAACTCTCTAGCCAAGTGGAGCAACTAAGCCGTAACGCTGATGGTGTCAAATCCATTTTGGATATTATCAATGATATTGCCGATCAAACGAATCTGTTAGCCCTAAATGCCGCTATTGAAGCCGCAAGGGCCGGCGAGCATGGCAGAGGCTTTGCGGTGGTGGCTGATGAAGTTAGGAATTTAGCCGGGCGCACTCAAAAGTCTTTAGCCGAAATCAATTCCACTATCATGGTGATTGTCCAAGAAATCAACGCCGTGAGTTCGCAAATGAATCTCAATTCGCAAAAAATGGAACGCTTGAGCGACATGAGTAAAAGCGTGCAAGAAACTTACGAAAAAATGAGTTCTAATCTAAGCTCAGTCGTGTCAGACAGCAATCAAAGCATGGACGATTACGCCAAATCCGGACGCCAAATTGAAGCTATGGTAAGCGATTTTGTAGGAGTGGAAAAAGTGGCTTCTAAAACTTTAGCGGATTCTTCAGATATTTTAAATATCGCTACGCATGTGAATGGAACGACCATGAATTTAGACAAACAAGTGAATTTGTTTAAAACTTGA
- a CDS encoding bifunctional metallophosphatase/5'-nucleotidase, with protein MKKLILAVFLTLTLSISAKEVKIVFLETSDIHGRLFSYDYAVGEQKPNNGLTRIAALIKKQRAENKNVVLIDSGDLLQGNSTELFNDESTHPLVRAENDLKFDVRVLGNHEFNFSKDFLEKNIKGFNGGVVNANIIKTADNKPFVKPYMIKKIDGVRVAVVGYVVPHIPTWEAATPEHFAGLKFLDAEEALKKTLKELKGKYDILIGTFHLGREDEKGGDGIPDLAKKFPQFDIIFAGHEHAVYNTKIGKVHTIEPGAYGAYLAKGVVVFDTQTKKKTVTTENLPTKDVPEDEELAKKYEYVDKKSKEYANEVVGEVTKTFIDRPDFITGEEKITTMPTAALQETPVIELINKVQKYYAKADVSAAALFNFGANLKKGPFKRKDVAYIYKFVNTLIGVKITGENLLKYMEWSYRFYNQLQPGDLTISFNENVRGYNFDMFSGVKYQVDVTKPAGQRIINPTINNKPINLKATYKLAINNYRFGTLSTTLKLVTNADKYYDSYDALQDNGQIRDLIIKYITEEKNAKVTPELEHNWEIIHYDFKNPLLKKLAEKLKEGSIKIPTSKDGRTLNVKSIKESEVE; from the coding sequence ATGAAAAAATTAATTTTAGCCGTATTTTTAACGCTAACACTTTCAATATCTGCAAAAGAAGTCAAAATAGTGTTTTTGGAAACTTCAGACATTCATGGGCGGCTTTTTTCGTATGATTATGCGGTTGGCGAACAAAAACCCAATAACGGCTTGACAAGGATTGCGGCTTTAATCAAAAAGCAAAGGGCTGAGAATAAAAATGTGGTTTTGATTGACAGCGGAGATTTGTTGCAAGGCAATAGCACGGAGTTGTTTAATGATGAGTCTACTCACCCGCTAGTTAGAGCCGAAAACGATTTGAAATTTGATGTTCGTGTGCTTGGCAATCACGAGTTTAATTTCAGCAAAGATTTTTTAGAGAAAAACATTAAGGGGTTTAACGGCGGTGTCGTGAATGCGAATATTATCAAAACTGCGGACAATAAGCCGTTTGTGAAGCCTTATATGATTAAAAAAATTGATGGCGTGAGGGTGGCGGTTGTGGGGTATGTGGTGCCGCACATCCCAACTTGGGAGGCCGCTACGCCTGAACATTTTGCAGGCTTGAAGTTTTTGGACGCTGAAGAAGCGTTAAAAAAGACTTTGAAAGAGCTGAAAGGGAAGTATGATATTTTGATTGGCACTTTTCATTTGGGGCGAGAAGATGAGAAAGGTGGCGATGGGATACCGGATTTGGCGAAAAAATTCCCGCAATTTGACATCATTTTTGCAGGGCATGAGCATGCGGTTTATAACACTAAAATAGGAAAGGTGCATACCATTGAGCCTGGAGCGTATGGGGCTTATCTGGCAAAGGGCGTGGTGGTATTTGACACTCAAACGAAGAAAAAAACCGTAACGACTGAAAATTTACCCACAAAAGATGTGCCAGAGGATGAAGAATTAGCGAAAAAATACGAATATGTGGATAAAAAATCAAAAGAATACGCTAATGAAGTGGTCGGCGAAGTGACAAAAACCTTCATTGACAGGCCTGATTTTATCACAGGAGAAGAAAAAATCACCACGATGCCCACCGCCGCATTGCAAGAAACCCCGGTGATAGAATTGATCAACAAAGTGCAAAAATATTACGCAAAAGCCGATGTTTCAGCGGCAGCCTTGTTCAATTTTGGGGCGAATTTGAAAAAAGGGCCTTTCAAAAGAAAAGATGTCGCTTATATTTACAAGTTCGTTAATACGCTCATTGGAGTGAAAATAACGGGTGAAAACCTGTTGAAATACATGGAATGGTCGTACCGATTTTACAACCAGTTGCAACCGGGCGATTTGACGATCAGTTTTAATGAAAATGTTCGTGGCTATAACTTTGACATGTTTTCTGGCGTGAAATACCAAGTTGATGTTACCAAACCCGCCGGGCAAAGGATTATTAATCCGACAATCAACAACAAACCCATTAACCTTAAAGCAACATACAAATTAGCGATCAACAATTACCGATTCGGGACATTATCCACGACTTTAAAGCTGGTTACAAACGCTGATAAGTATTATGATTCTTACGACGCGTTGCAAGATAACGGGCAAATACGGGATTTGATTATTAAATACATCACTGAAGAAAAAAACGCAAAAGTAACCCCTGAACTAGAACATAACTGGGAAATCATCCACTACGATTTCAAAAACCCGTTGCTAAAAAAATTGGCAGAAAAATTAAAAGAGGGGAGCATCAAAATCCCCACTTCAAAAGACGGGAGGACTTTGAACGTCAAATCCATTAAGGAAAGTGAAGTTGAATAA